In Ignavibacteriota bacterium, a single genomic region encodes these proteins:
- a CDS encoding polyphosphate kinase 2 family protein — MKIKRYRIDSGKKVSLEDFDTRDTGPYEGKDEAAEDLRKDVNRLAELQDVLYAQNVHSLLLVFQAMDAAGKDSAIKHVMSGINPQGCQVYSFKAPSAEELDHDFMWRCMKSLPERGRIGIFNRSYYEEVLVVRVHPEYLKGQSPPPEAIKDSIWEKRYEDINNIEKYLVRNGTVIVKFFLHVSKKEQKERFLERIEAPEKNWKFSMTDVKERAHWDEYMKAYEEMLEHTGTPWAPWYVIPADRKWFTRALVARIIIETLEDLDLQYPDLPEKQKAELAAARDVLLHEDSVQPPTGTKGTA, encoded by the coding sequence GTGAAGATCAAACGCTACAGGATCGACAGCGGGAAGAAGGTCTCCCTGGAGGATTTCGACACCCGGGACACCGGTCCGTACGAAGGGAAGGACGAGGCCGCGGAGGACCTCCGCAAGGATGTGAACCGGCTGGCGGAATTGCAGGATGTCCTGTACGCGCAGAACGTGCATTCCCTCCTGCTGGTGTTCCAGGCGATGGACGCGGCCGGGAAGGATAGTGCGATCAAGCACGTGATGTCCGGCATCAATCCGCAAGGGTGCCAGGTGTACAGCTTCAAGGCTCCCTCGGCTGAAGAGCTGGACCATGACTTCATGTGGCGGTGTATGAAGTCACTCCCCGAACGGGGACGCATCGGCATCTTCAACCGTTCCTATTACGAGGAAGTGCTCGTGGTCCGGGTCCACCCCGAATACCTCAAGGGGCAATCCCCTCCCCCTGAAGCGATCAAGGATTCGATCTGGGAGAAGCGGTACGAGGACATCAATAATATAGAGAAGTACCTCGTCCGGAACGGTACGGTGATCGTGAAGTTCTTCCTCCATGTCTCGAAAAAGGAACAGAAGGAGCGGTTCCTGGAGCGGATCGAGGCCCCGGAGAAGAACTGGAAGTTCTCCATGACGGACGTGAAAGAGCGTGCGCACTGGGACGAGTACATGAAGGCCTATGAGGAGATGCTCGAGCACACCGGCACCCCGTGGGCTCCCTGGTATGTCATTCCGGCCGACCGGAAATGGTTCACTCGCGCCCTGGTTGCCCGGATCATCATCGAGACCCTGGAGGATCTGGATCTGCAGTATCCCGACCTCCCCGAGAAGCAGAAGGCGGAACTTGCAGCCGCCCGCGACGTATTACTCCACGAAGACAGCGTTCAACCACCAACAGGAACGAAGGGAACAGCATGA
- a CDS encoding zinc-dependent metalloprotease has product MKRVLIILCAAVLLAGCGSSKPDVAAGGPPKPPEKKEGPKPYAEIITKEAKSDSGLFIAHRIKLKLYYEIPAKEIGKEFLLVSSQEKIQSGLGYGGDNLNYQVVRWDRSGDRVILRSILYASVAADSMPVYYSVEKANFAPILAILDIQAFNRDSSTVVVDVTDLFTADMTEFGFPRQAREQLKIRRVDPKRTYIESVKSYPDNIETRVTLTYDAGQVPIDNALSTISMLVHHSMVRLPEKPMIPRLYDERVSFFSNTMYDYGRQDHKAEERQFIARWRLEPKDTAAFLRGELVEPVKPITFYIDRGVPDTWRPYLKKGVEMWQVAFEKAGFKKAIVAKDPPSVKEDPDWSSEDARYATIRWLPSEIQNAYGPHISDPRTGEILDADIGFFHNVMSLARNWYMVQAGAVDPRAQKLPLPDDLLGELLQYIAAHEVGHSLGFPHNMKATSMYPVDSLRSRTFTTKFGTEASIMDYGRFNYIAQPGDGAALIPIIGPYDLFATEWGYRPFIGTKTPDDEREALNRIAARQETEPYLRFGDADGTDPSAQTEDLGADAVASTSYGLKNIARIANFLLPATTKPGEDYSLLQELYLELIGQRNRELGHVANVVGGVNRTRRFAGQAGKVYEPVPAAKQKEAMALLSREAFRTPIEVLKPEILALIEPTGAAERILSGQRSVLNTVLDNRRLARMMNVQALPGNPKPYRISEMLMDLRAGIWSDLAAGKVTPDVYRRNLQRVYLEVFNAKLNASVGAPPPGFPAAMWAQFNPALPGEARAMMRSELSDLDASLAGAIGKAGDREVRAHLQDCRYRIGKILNPDK; this is encoded by the coding sequence ATGAAACGCGTGTTGATCATCCTCTGCGCAGCGGTGCTCCTTGCCGGTTGCGGCAGCAGCAAGCCCGATGTGGCGGCCGGCGGGCCGCCCAAACCGCCGGAGAAGAAGGAAGGACCGAAGCCTTACGCTGAGATCATCACCAAGGAAGCCAAGTCCGATTCCGGTCTCTTCATCGCGCACCGGATCAAACTGAAGCTCTACTATGAGATCCCCGCGAAAGAGATCGGGAAGGAATTCCTCCTCGTCTCGTCCCAGGAGAAGATCCAGTCCGGCCTCGGGTACGGGGGCGACAACCTGAACTATCAGGTGGTACGCTGGGACCGTTCCGGAGACCGGGTCATCCTGCGCAGCATTCTCTATGCCTCGGTGGCCGCCGATTCCATGCCTGTCTATTATAGTGTGGAGAAGGCGAACTTCGCGCCGATCCTCGCGATCCTCGACATCCAGGCATTCAACCGCGATTCCAGCACGGTTGTTGTCGATGTCACGGACCTGTTCACGGCCGACATGACCGAGTTTGGGTTCCCGCGGCAGGCAAGGGAGCAGCTCAAGATCCGACGCGTCGATCCCAAACGCACCTACATCGAGAGTGTGAAGTCGTATCCCGACAACATCGAAACGCGGGTGACGCTGACGTATGACGCGGGACAGGTGCCCATCGACAATGCGCTCAGCACCATCAGCATGCTGGTCCACCACTCGATGGTGCGTCTGCCGGAGAAGCCGATGATCCCGCGCCTGTATGACGAGCGCGTGAGCTTCTTCTCGAACACGATGTATGACTATGGCCGTCAGGACCACAAGGCCGAGGAGCGCCAGTTCATCGCGCGCTGGCGCCTGGAGCCGAAGGATACTGCGGCTTTCCTGCGCGGCGAACTGGTCGAGCCGGTGAAGCCGATCACGTTCTATATCGATCGGGGTGTACCCGACACGTGGCGTCCGTACCTGAAGAAGGGCGTCGAGATGTGGCAGGTGGCCTTTGAAAAGGCCGGCTTCAAGAAGGCCATCGTTGCGAAGGATCCGCCGTCGGTGAAGGAAGATCCGGACTGGAGTTCCGAGGATGCGCGGTATGCCACCATCCGCTGGCTCCCCTCCGAGATCCAGAACGCGTACGGGCCGCATATCTCCGATCCACGCACGGGCGAGATCCTCGATGCGGACATCGGGTTCTTCCACAATGTGATGAGCCTTGCACGCAACTGGTACATGGTGCAGGCGGGTGCGGTCGACCCCCGGGCGCAGAAGCTGCCGTTGCCCGACGACCTCCTGGGTGAGTTGCTGCAATACATCGCAGCGCATGAAGTGGGACATTCGCTCGGCTTCCCGCATAACATGAAGGCCACATCGATGTACCCGGTGGACAGTCTGCGCAGCAGGACGTTCACCACGAAATTCGGGACCGAGGCATCGATCATGGATTACGGCCGCTTCAATTATATCGCGCAGCCCGGCGATGGGGCAGCCCTGATCCCGATCATCGGCCCGTACGACCTGTTCGCCACCGAGTGGGGCTATCGTCCGTTCATCGGAACGAAGACCCCGGATGATGAGCGTGAAGCATTGAACAGGATCGCCGCGCGGCAGGAGACCGAGCCGTACCTGCGGTTCGGTGATGCCGACGGCACGGACCCGTCAGCACAGACGGAAGACCTCGGCGCGGATGCGGTGGCGTCGACCAGCTATGGCCTGAAGAACATTGCCCGGATCGCGAACTTCCTGTTGCCGGCAACGACAAAGCCGGGCGAGGACTACAGTCTCCTGCAGGAGCTCTACCTTGAGCTGATCGGTCAGCGCAACCGTGAACTTGGCCACGTCGCCAACGTCGTGGGTGGCGTGAACCGCACCCGCCGGTTCGCGGGCCAGGCAGGCAAGGTCTATGAGCCGGTGCCGGCCGCCAAACAGAAGGAAGCAATGGCGTTGTTGTCCAGGGAGGCATTCCGCACGCCGATCGAGGTGTTGAAGCCGGAGATCCTCGCGCTCATCGAGCCAACCGGTGCGGCCGAACGGATCCTGAGTGGCCAGCGGTCGGTGTTGAACACGGTGCTCGACAACCGGCGCCTCGCCAGGATGATGAACGTCCAGGCGCTACCCGGCAATCCGAAGCCGTACAGGATCAGCGAAATGCTGATGGACCTCCGTGCAGGCATCTGGTCGGACCTTGCCGCGGGGAAAGTGACGCCGGATGTGTACCGCCGCAACCTGCAGCGCGTGTATCTGGAGGTCTTCAACGCGAAGCTGAATGCGTCCGTCGGTGCGCCACCGCCCGGATTCCCCGCTGCAATGTGGGCACAGTTCAATCCCGCGTTGCCGGGTGAAGCGCGCGCGATGATGCGCAGTGAACTGTCCGATCTGGATGCCTCGCTGGCAGGGGCCATCGGGAAGGCCGGTGACCGTGAAGTGCGTGCGCACCTGCAGGATTGCCGCTACCGGATCGGGAAGATCCTGAATCCAGACAAGTGA
- the yedA gene encoding drug/metabolite exporter YedA, whose amino-acid sequence MGEESISTDQSPAPAPSTFKIVAAFLTIYIVWGSTYLAIRFGVETIPPFMMAATRFLLAGAVLFLWDRYRGGAMPTSAHWRSGVIIGGLLLVVGNGGVTWAEQTIPSGVTALLIGTAPIFFVLLDWLFFGGKRPTGRITLGLAIGLGGTILLVGPDHILTGEGFSVAGLLVLLLAEICWAAGSLYSRRAILPASPLMATAVEMLAGGAILLIISTVSGEPFRLDVSTVSTVSLLSLGYLFLFGSLIGFTAYVWLLRVASPARVSTYAYVNPVIAVILGWTLGGEELTVRMLIAAGIIIAGVVMIVMWKE is encoded by the coding sequence ATGGGAGAAGAGAGTATCAGTACCGACCAGAGTCCAGCACCGGCGCCGTCCACCTTCAAGATCGTCGCGGCATTCCTGACGATCTACATCGTCTGGGGATCGACGTATCTCGCCATCCGGTTCGGCGTCGAGACCATCCCGCCGTTCATGATGGCTGCGACGCGGTTCCTTCTTGCAGGTGCGGTGCTCTTCCTCTGGGACCGGTACCGCGGTGGGGCGATGCCCACGAGCGCCCACTGGCGTTCCGGGGTCATCATTGGAGGGCTCCTGCTCGTCGTCGGGAACGGCGGCGTGACCTGGGCAGAACAGACCATTCCTTCCGGGGTAACGGCGTTGTTGATCGGCACCGCCCCGATCTTCTTCGTCCTGCTCGATTGGCTGTTCTTCGGAGGCAAGCGGCCGACAGGGCGCATCACCCTGGGCCTTGCCATCGGCCTTGGCGGCACCATCCTGTTGGTCGGGCCGGACCATATCCTGACCGGGGAGGGATTCTCGGTGGCTGGCCTTCTCGTGCTTCTTCTCGCGGAGATCTGCTGGGCTGCAGGGTCGCTCTACTCCCGCCGGGCGATCCTGCCCGCGTCACCACTCATGGCGACGGCGGTGGAAATGCTTGCCGGTGGAGCGATCCTCTTGATCATCAGTACGGTCTCCGGTGAACCGTTCCGACTCGATGTGTCCACGGTCTCGACCGTCTCGCTTCTGTCCCTTGGCTATCTCTTCCTGTTCGGTTCGCTGATAGGATTCACGGCATACGTGTGGCTCCTGCGTGTCGCATCTCCCGCACGGGTCTCTACCTATGCGTACGTCAACCCGGTGATCGCGGTGATCCTGGGATGGACATTGGGAGGGGAGGAACTGACGGTGCGGATGCTCATCGCCGCCGGCATCATCATCGCGGGTGTTGTGATGATCGTGATGTGGAAGGAGTGA
- a CDS encoding response regulator, with the protein MKFGGRILVIDDNPEARELLKTILSEKGYQILEAGDGEQALEVMSRSLVHMAIVDLDMPKMNGIEFSKRAKAARPDLPIIMVTAYSQFYLPADILASGIDAFLQKPLDLSRLLKAIEQL; encoded by the coding sequence ATGAAGTTCGGCGGCCGCATCCTCGTCATCGACGACAATCCGGAAGCGCGCGAACTTCTGAAGACGATCCTGTCGGAGAAGGGGTATCAGATCCTGGAAGCCGGGGATGGCGAGCAGGCGCTCGAGGTGATGAGCAGATCGCTGGTGCACATGGCGATCGTGGACCTGGATATGCCGAAGATGAACGGGATCGAATTCTCGAAACGTGCGAAGGCCGCCCGCCCCGACCTCCCCATCATCATGGTCACGGCGTACTCGCAATTCTATCTCCCGGCGGACATCCTCGCATCGGGCATCGATGCCTTCCTTCAGAAACCGCTGGACCTCAGCCGCTTGCTCAAAGCCATCGAGCAGCTCTAG
- a CDS encoding aminotransferase class V-fold PLP-dependent enzyme has product MALIPPTTLDRARSLFPYLASGHVYLNHAATSPLATPVVNALSAHIANRATGEIDTYGDDLPMIKEWRKNVCRLINAEGPERIGFAMNTSDALNIVAAGLPWRDGNHILLNNAEFPANLHPFLHLRRHGVQVDMMQVENGIVTPEIIAHALRPDTRLLAISAVQFLSGYRADLEAIGALCRDRSILFVVDGIQAVGAVPIDVQAMHIDCLAAGAQKWQMSPQGTGFLYVTDDLQSSITQQHVGWLSVATPWNFKDLDQELDGSARRYEGGTLNITGMHAMNAALTMLLEVGVDAIAGHILTITGVLMQALTGIEGVHCVTPADPNRRAGIVTVRPPAGLRAEELAVHMRNAGVTIAVREGLLRFSPHFYNTPDEMQRAASALKDAIARSRSEAGAR; this is encoded by the coding sequence ATGGCCCTGATCCCCCCGACCACACTCGACCGCGCCCGTTCGCTTTTCCCGTACCTTGCCAGCGGGCATGTCTATCTTAATCATGCTGCGACGAGCCCCTTGGCGACGCCGGTGGTCAATGCGCTTTCCGCGCATATCGCCAACCGTGCAACGGGTGAGATCGACACCTACGGGGACGACCTCCCCATGATCAAGGAATGGCGGAAGAACGTCTGCCGGCTCATCAACGCCGAAGGGCCGGAGCGTATCGGGTTCGCCATGAACACCTCTGACGCCCTGAACATCGTCGCGGCCGGGCTGCCCTGGCGCGATGGGAACCACATCCTGCTGAACAACGCGGAATTTCCCGCGAACCTTCACCCCTTCCTTCATCTCCGGCGGCATGGTGTCCAGGTGGATATGATGCAGGTGGAGAACGGGATCGTGACACCGGAGATCATCGCACACGCGTTGCGGCCCGACACCCGTCTCCTCGCCATCAGTGCGGTGCAGTTCCTCTCCGGATACCGTGCAGATCTCGAAGCGATCGGCGCGCTCTGCCGGGACCGCAGCATTCTCTTCGTGGTGGACGGGATCCAGGCCGTGGGCGCCGTACCGATCGATGTGCAGGCGATGCATATCGACTGCCTCGCGGCCGGTGCACAGAAGTGGCAGATGTCGCCGCAGGGTACCGGCTTCCTCTATGTGACCGACGATCTTCAGTCCAGCATCACCCAGCAGCATGTCGGCTGGCTCTCCGTGGCAACACCGTGGAATTTCAAGGACCTGGACCAGGAGCTGGACGGATCGGCCCGGAGATATGAGGGCGGCACGCTCAACATCACCGGAATGCATGCAATGAATGCAGCTCTCACGATGCTGTTGGAGGTGGGGGTCGACGCGATCGCGGGGCACATTCTCACGATCACCGGCGTCCTGATGCAGGCATTGACCGGCATCGAAGGAGTGCACTGCGTCACGCCGGCGGATCCGAACCGTCGCGCGGGCATCGTCACCGTGCGCCCGCCCGCAGGGCTGCGGGCGGAAGAACTGGCGGTGCACATGCGTAACGCCGGTGTGACCATCGCCGTGCGTGAGGGGCTTCTCCGGTTCTCCCCGCATTTCTACAACACGCCCGACGAAATGCAGCGCGCCGCGTCCGCGTTGAAGGATGCCATTGCACGTTCGCGCAGCGAAGCGGGTGCCCGATGA
- the pbpC gene encoding penicillin-binding protein 1C, which yields MILRKTLRIAGGIVGGMIGLAFLLSSLFPLPHPKPYSTLIEDQRGRFVHAFRAPDGIWRLKTSPDEIPPRLKSILLAREDRWFSYHPGVNPFALVRAVYQNLSSGRRVSGASTITMQIARMLEPKERTVGNKMLEILRAFQLEWAYSKEELLEMYLSMVPLGGNIEGLQSAALIYYQTPLERLNVAQLFDLMLIPSDPNGLRPDRNGEALVHQRLSQAKRWLAEGMLTEADSVVLWNTPAAAERRALPREAEHFALRVARRFPGAALVHSTLDMDIQRKVETLLANHLRPWRLSGVQNGAVLVMENATGAVRAYAGSGAFADDASQGQVDAVMALRSPGSTLKPFLYAMQVEAGELTPRTVLLDTPYDAEGFYAENYDGGYDGLVHADEALQRSLNVPMVRMLKRAGLGTFEDFLAKEGFVSLQQQRGRLGLSMILGGCGVRLDELVPAFASFPRGGVWRPLRWLEDAPVDTAQDVQVFSTATAYVVTHILSGLERPDLPNNFDYALTLPKVAYKTGTSYGRRDAWCIGYSSMYTIGVWMGNVTNRGNPDLVGSRSAAPLLLDVFTSISTISEKGILRPPASIRTRQVCARSGRPPGTFCSQLIDDMYIDRISSTTPCTVCCEFLVSPDGAVTYCASCLGAHAYKPVVYAQYPPELVHFWKMHGVNKTLAPPHEPGCTRVFAGEGPTILSPSEGMTYFITSPGQKIVLQAGSSVDVQDHRWYVDDTYLGKKRPGEKVFVALAQGSHTVACMDDRGRLSSVSMTVKSAL from the coding sequence GTGATACTCCGGAAGACCCTGCGCATCGCGGGTGGCATAGTGGGGGGCATGATCGGCCTGGCGTTCCTCCTGTCCTCCCTTTTCCCCCTTCCGCACCCCAAACCGTATTCGACCCTGATCGAGGATCAGCGCGGCAGGTTCGTCCATGCGTTCCGTGCCCCGGACGGGATCTGGCGGCTGAAAACGTCGCCCGACGAGATCCCGCCGCGCCTCAAGAGCATCCTGCTTGCCCGGGAGGACCGCTGGTTCTCCTATCATCCCGGCGTCAATCCTTTTGCGCTTGTCCGTGCGGTGTACCAGAATCTGAGCAGCGGACGCCGTGTGTCCGGTGCGTCCACGATCACGATGCAGATCGCCCGCATGCTCGAGCCGAAGGAACGGACGGTCGGCAACAAGATGCTGGAGATCCTCCGCGCGTTCCAGTTGGAATGGGCGTACTCGAAGGAGGAACTGCTCGAAATGTACCTCTCGATGGTCCCGCTGGGAGGCAACATCGAGGGGCTGCAATCTGCCGCACTCATCTATTATCAGACCCCGCTCGAGCGATTGAATGTGGCACAGCTGTTCGACCTCATGCTGATCCCGAGCGATCCGAACGGCCTGCGGCCTGACAGGAACGGAGAGGCGTTGGTGCACCAGCGGTTGTCCCAGGCGAAGCGATGGCTGGCAGAGGGCATGCTCACTGAGGCGGATTCCGTCGTGTTGTGGAACACGCCGGCAGCAGCGGAACGCCGGGCGCTTCCGCGTGAAGCGGAACATTTTGCGTTGCGTGTAGCGAGGCGCTTCCCCGGTGCCGCCCTGGTCCATAGTACACTCGATATGGACATCCAGAGAAAGGTCGAGACCCTTCTTGCGAACCACCTCAGGCCGTGGCGGCTGAGCGGGGTGCAGAACGGTGCTGTCCTCGTCATGGAGAATGCGACCGGTGCGGTGCGCGCGTATGCGGGATCCGGTGCGTTCGCGGATGATGCGTCGCAGGGACAGGTGGACGCGGTCATGGCCCTGCGCTCTCCGGGTTCCACGCTCAAGCCGTTCCTGTATGCGATGCAGGTCGAAGCGGGAGAGCTCACGCCTCGCACGGTGCTGCTGGATACTCCGTACGACGCCGAAGGGTTCTATGCGGAGAACTACGATGGCGGGTATGACGGCCTCGTCCATGCAGATGAAGCGCTCCAGCGCTCGCTGAATGTACCGATGGTACGCATGCTCAAGCGCGCCGGGCTTGGCACCTTCGAGGATTTCCTGGCGAAGGAAGGGTTCGTATCGCTGCAACAACAACGCGGACGCCTGGGCCTGAGCATGATCCTCGGTGGATGTGGTGTGCGTCTCGATGAACTGGTACCCGCTTTCGCTTCCTTCCCGCGCGGAGGTGTGTGGCGGCCGTTGCGGTGGCTCGAGGATGCTCCGGTCGACACAGCGCAGGATGTGCAGGTGTTCTCGACGGCCACGGCGTACGTCGTGACACATATCCTCTCGGGCCTTGAACGCCCCGATCTGCCGAACAATTTCGACTATGCGCTCACGCTCCCCAAGGTTGCCTACAAGACGGGGACGTCGTATGGCCGTCGCGATGCGTGGTGCATCGGCTATTCCTCCATGTACACCATCGGCGTGTGGATGGGGAATGTGACGAACCGCGGGAACCCCGATCTCGTCGGGAGCCGCTCCGCGGCACCGCTCCTGCTGGATGTCTTCACATCGATCTCGACGATCTCGGAGAAGGGGATCCTGCGTCCGCCGGCGAGCATCCGGACACGCCAGGTCTGCGCACGCAGCGGCCGTCCGCCCGGCACGTTCTGCTCGCAACTCATCGACGATATGTACATCGATCGTATCTCGTCCACGACACCGTGCACCGTGTGCTGCGAGTTCCTGGTGTCGCCGGACGGCGCCGTGACCTACTGTGCGTCCTGTCTTGGTGCTCATGCGTACAAGCCCGTCGTGTATGCGCAGTATCCTCCCGAACTCGTTCACTTCTGGAAGATGCATGGCGTGAACAAGACGCTGGCTCCGCCGCACGAACCGGGATGTACGCGGGTGTTCGCGGGCGAAGGCCCGACGATCCTGAGCCCCTCCGAGGGGATGACCTACTTCATCACATCGCCCGGGCAGAAGATCGTGCTGCAGGCCGGGTCCAGCGTGGATGTGCAGGACCACCGGTGGTATGTGGACGACACGTATCTCGGGAAGAAGCGACCCGGAGAGAAAGTGTTCGTTGCGCTGGCCCAGGGGTCGCACACGGTCGCCTGCATGGATGATCGCGGGCGTTTGTCGTCCGTCTCCATGACCGTCAAGAGTGCTCTGTAA